From Vigna unguiculata cultivar IT97K-499-35 chromosome 5, ASM411807v1, whole genome shotgun sequence, the proteins below share one genomic window:
- the LOC114183586 gene encoding uncharacterized protein At4g22758-like: MPPPKSSRNGQSENHRRRRSSSFHAQAGVSVVQLRRRSTVSDLQSLSSIAGSAPDCPPRQPPKMLLKVAVPRSLSPVQVLMTPESTVGDLIEAALRQYVKESRRPILPAKTASDFDLHYSQFSLESLDREENLMELGSRNFFLCPRKPWTTLEGVTTPFVSCAKEAEKLRESRGGGGGGFTWFKLMQFMM, encoded by the exons ATGCCACCCCCCAAGAGCAGCCGCAACGGCCAGTCCGAGAATCACCGGCGGAGAAGGTCATCCTCGTTCCATGCCCAGGCCGGCGTGTCCGTCGTTCAGCTCCGCCGTCGGAGTACGGTTTCCGACCTCCAGTCCCTCTCAAGCATCGCCGGATCGGCGCCGGATTGTCCCCCGAGACAGCCGCCGAAGATGCTGCTGAAGGTAGCCGTGCCGAGAAGCCTCTCGCCTGTGCAGGTGCTGATGACGCCGGAATCAACCGTCGGCGACCTCATAGAGGCGGCGCTGCGACAGTACGTGAAGGAAAGTCGCCGCCCAATCTTGCCGGCCAAGACAGCCTCCGATTTCGACCTCCATTATTCACAGTTTAGTCTAGAAA gtttggatagggaggaaaATCTGATGGAACTTGGATCTAGGAACTTCTTTCTGTGTCCGCGAAAGCCTTGGACGACCTTGGAAGGTGTAACGACGCCGTTTGTGTCCTGTGCCAAAGAGGCGGAGAAGTTGAGGGAAAGTAggggtggtggtggcggtggcTTTACTTGGTTCAAGCTCATGCAATTCATGATGTGA
- the LOC114183269 gene encoding histone deacetylase HDT1-like isoform X2 — MEFWGAEVKVGESVKVDPTEFEACIHLSQAALGEGKKDKANEPVVLYLKVGEQKFVLGTLSREKIPQISLELVLEKEFELSHSSKSASVHFCGYKAYYSGDDSEEDDFTDSDEDIPLVNTENGKLEKKAEELKALVSKKLDAKAGAAAKKVKVVEPEKDNEDSDDDSDEDDALGISDEEMEDADSDDSDEDDDSDEDGDEETPPKKANLAKKRPNESAAKTPVSSKKAKNASPEKTGKKNLKAETPQSVKKGGKTPNTEAKDKSPKSGGLVCKSCSKTFNTDTGLQQHTKAKHGDQ, encoded by the exons ATGGAGTTTTGGG GTGCTGAGGTTAAGGTTGGGGAGTCTGTTAAAGTTGACCCAACGGAATTTGAAGCATGCATCCACCTTTCTcag GCTGCCCTTGGTGAGGGAAAGAAAGACAAAGCAAATGAACCTGTGGTTCTGTACTTGAAGGTCGGTGAGCAGAAGTTTGTCCTGGGAACACTCTCCAGGGAGAAAATCCCTCAAATATCTCTGGAATTGGTTCTGGAGAAGGAGTTTGAACTATCCCACAGTTCAAAGAGTGCCAGTGTTCATTTCTGTGGATACAAAGCATATTACTCTGGCGATGA TAGTGAGGAGGATGATTTTACTG ATAGTGATGAGGATATTCCATTGGTTAACACAGAGAATG GAAAACTTGAAAAGAAAGCTGAAGAATTGAAGGCACTTGTATCTAAAAAGCTTGATGCTAAGGCTGGTGCTGCAGCAAAAAAAGTCAAGGTCGTTGAGCCAGAAAAAGACAATGAGGATTCTGATGATGATTCTGATGAAGATGATGCTTTGGGAATTTCTGATGAAGAG ATGGAGGATGCCGACAGTGATGACAGTGATGAGGATGATGACAGTGATGAAGATGGCGATGAAGAGACCCCTCCTAAGAAA GCGAATTTGGCAAAGAAGAGACCAAATGAATCTGCAGCAAAAACTCCTGTCTCCTCCAAGAAAGCTAAAAATGCTTCTCCTGAAAAGACTG GTAAGAAAAACTTGAAAGCAGAAACTCCTCAATCCGTGAAAAAAGGTGGAAAGACTCCCAACACTGAAGCCAAAGACAAAAGTCCCAAGTCTGGTGGACTTGTTTGCAAAAGTTGCAGCAA GACTTTCAACACCGACACTGGTCTGCAACAACATACCAAGGCCAAGCACGGTGATCAGTGA
- the LOC114183269 gene encoding histone deacetylase HDT1-like isoform X1, with the protein MEFWGAEVKVGESVKVDPTEFEACIHLSQAALGEGKKDKANEPVVLYLKVGEQKFVLGTLSREKIPQISLELVLEKEFELSHSSKSASVHFCGYKAYYSGDDSEEDDFTDSDEDIPLVNTENGKLEKKAEELKALVSKKLDAKAGAAAKKVKVVEPEKDNEDSDDDSDEDDALGISDEEMEDADSDDSDEDDDSDEDGDEETPPKKANLAKKRPNESAAKTPVSSKKAKNASPEKTEGKKNLKAETPQSVKKGGKTPNTEAKDKSPKSGGLVCKSCSKTFNTDTGLQQHTKAKHGDQ; encoded by the exons ATGGAGTTTTGGG GTGCTGAGGTTAAGGTTGGGGAGTCTGTTAAAGTTGACCCAACGGAATTTGAAGCATGCATCCACCTTTCTcag GCTGCCCTTGGTGAGGGAAAGAAAGACAAAGCAAATGAACCTGTGGTTCTGTACTTGAAGGTCGGTGAGCAGAAGTTTGTCCTGGGAACACTCTCCAGGGAGAAAATCCCTCAAATATCTCTGGAATTGGTTCTGGAGAAGGAGTTTGAACTATCCCACAGTTCAAAGAGTGCCAGTGTTCATTTCTGTGGATACAAAGCATATTACTCTGGCGATGA TAGTGAGGAGGATGATTTTACTG ATAGTGATGAGGATATTCCATTGGTTAACACAGAGAATG GAAAACTTGAAAAGAAAGCTGAAGAATTGAAGGCACTTGTATCTAAAAAGCTTGATGCTAAGGCTGGTGCTGCAGCAAAAAAAGTCAAGGTCGTTGAGCCAGAAAAAGACAATGAGGATTCTGATGATGATTCTGATGAAGATGATGCTTTGGGAATTTCTGATGAAGAG ATGGAGGATGCCGACAGTGATGACAGTGATGAGGATGATGACAGTGATGAAGATGGCGATGAAGAGACCCCTCCTAAGAAA GCGAATTTGGCAAAGAAGAGACCAAATGAATCTGCAGCAAAAACTCCTGTCTCCTCCAAGAAAGCTAAAAATGCTTCTCCTGAAAAGACTG AAGGTAAGAAAAACTTGAAAGCAGAAACTCCTCAATCCGTGAAAAAAGGTGGAAAGACTCCCAACACTGAAGCCAAAGACAAAAGTCCCAAGTCTGGTGGACTTGTTTGCAAAAGTTGCAGCAA GACTTTCAACACCGACACTGGTCTGCAACAACATACCAAGGCCAAGCACGGTGATCAGTGA